From Chlamydiifrater volucris, one genomic window encodes:
- a CDS encoding aspartate aminotransferase family protein: MPSLCLPQEKEICQYSFSRAQRVFPGGVNSPVRACKAVGITPPVVASAQGYTIVSADGREFVDFCCSWGSLIHGHAHPNTVSAVSAALGLGTSYGLTSCQEIRFAELLLSIPECSDCQVRFVSSGTEAAMTAVRLARGITRRQIIVKFVGGYHGHADVLMKDSFIEDIVEGRVDKSFLWGDFPLLSVHYNDVNGLRTCMELFKDQIAAIIVEPIAANMGLIAPTEEFVKEINTSCRKYGCLLVTDEVVTGYRLKAGGIAEILGWSPDIRVFGKIIGGGFPVAAIMARKELMEYLSPQGQVFQAGTLSGNPIAMVAGYVSVQACLGPSFYSNLSVASETLLEPIRSLILRRSLPVQLVSEGSMFGFFFLDSPVTNLEMASSCDINKFSLFYRNVFDLGIYLSPSPFEVNFISAAHDLPALEMASEKICRALLQTFDTNSMDIA; encoded by the coding sequence ATGCCTAGTCTTTGTCTCCCCCAAGAAAAAGAAATTTGTCAATACTCCTTTTCTCGAGCTCAAAGGGTTTTCCCTGGAGGAGTGAACTCTCCTGTACGAGCCTGTAAAGCTGTTGGGATTACGCCTCCAGTCGTCGCCAGTGCTCAGGGGTACACCATTGTTTCGGCTGATGGAAGAGAGTTTGTAGATTTTTGCTGCTCCTGGGGATCTTTAATTCATGGCCATGCGCATCCTAATACGGTCTCTGCTGTTTCAGCAGCTTTGGGGCTAGGGACTTCGTACGGATTAACTTCTTGCCAGGAAATTCGTTTTGCGGAGCTCTTGTTGTCCATTCCAGAGTGCTCTGACTGCCAGGTGCGGTTTGTTTCTTCTGGGACAGAGGCTGCCATGACGGCAGTCAGACTAGCCAGAGGTATTACTAGAAGGCAGATAATAGTGAAATTTGTCGGTGGGTATCATGGTCATGCGGATGTGTTGATGAAGGACTCTTTCATAGAGGACATCGTTGAAGGTCGAGTGGATAAGTCTTTCTTATGGGGGGATTTTCCTTTGTTATCGGTACACTACAACGACGTGAATGGGTTGCGAACTTGCATGGAGCTTTTTAAAGATCAAATAGCAGCCATCATTGTGGAACCCATAGCTGCCAATATGGGGCTTATTGCTCCGACTGAAGAGTTTGTTAAGGAGATAAATACTAGTTGCCGTAAATATGGGTGCCTCTTAGTCACTGATGAGGTCGTCACTGGGTATCGATTGAAGGCAGGAGGGATTGCCGAAATTTTAGGTTGGAGCCCTGATATTCGTGTTTTTGGAAAAATTATCGGGGGAGGCTTCCCTGTTGCAGCCATCATGGCAAGAAAAGAGCTTATGGAATATTTATCTCCCCAGGGGCAAGTTTTTCAAGCGGGGACATTGTCGGGAAATCCTATAGCCATGGTGGCAGGATATGTTTCTGTACAAGCTTGTTTAGGACCTTCTTTTTACTCTAATCTTTCGGTTGCGTCAGAGACTCTTCTTGAGCCGATACGTTCCTTAATTCTCCGTCGTTCTTTACCGGTTCAACTTGTCAGTGAAGGATCTATGTTTGGGTTTTTCTTTTTGGACTCTCCTGTGACTAATCTTGAAATGGCTAGTTCTTGTGACATTAATAAATTTTCTCTTTTCTACAGGAATGTATTCGATTTAGGAATTTATCTTTCCCCATCGCCTTTTGAAGTGAATTTTATTTCAGCTGCGCATGATCTTCCCGCGTTGGAAATGGCTTCAGAAAAGATTTGTCGTGCCCTTTTACAGACTTTTGATACGAATAGTATGGACATTGCATGA
- a CDS encoding MlaE family ABC transporter permease yields the protein MKERSKGVFLKCLAFLCYLPEGIGRWVYFVYSVAKAFSLRRHTVSAFLHQCYEIGVSSLPVAMLTGGFTGVVLSFQSYYQLGVHGLSCAIGFFVVKSMLVEVGPVLTALILAGRVGGAIAAFIGTIQMTEQACAMRTMGVNPLEYFALPRILAGILVTPIVSIVSSWAGILSGWLLCVAGFHMGSSEYWSMVLGNIGHDDVVIILVKSLIFGFVITSTGCYRGFQVNKAANEVCAVTTSAVVSSYMALIFLNSLVTVIFNMIV from the coding sequence ATGAAAGAAAGATCAAAAGGGGTTTTTTTGAAGTGTTTAGCTTTTCTTTGTTATCTACCTGAAGGTATTGGGAGATGGGTGTATTTCGTTTATTCTGTAGCGAAAGCTTTCTCTTTGAGGAGACACACGGTAAGTGCCTTTCTTCATCAGTGTTATGAAATTGGGGTCTCTTCCCTCCCTGTTGCGATGCTAACGGGAGGATTTACTGGAGTAGTTCTGTCGTTTCAGTCGTATTATCAGTTAGGAGTTCATGGGTTGTCCTGCGCCATAGGTTTTTTTGTTGTCAAAAGTATGCTTGTAGAAGTAGGACCTGTTCTCACTGCGTTGATATTAGCTGGTCGTGTTGGGGGGGCGATAGCTGCTTTTATCGGCACCATACAAATGACGGAGCAAGCATGTGCTATGAGGACAATGGGAGTCAATCCCCTTGAATACTTCGCTCTTCCGAGGATTTTGGCTGGTATACTGGTGACTCCTATAGTATCCATTGTTTCTTCTTGGGCGGGGATTTTGTCTGGGTGGCTTCTTTGTGTGGCGGGATTTCACATGGGAAGTTCTGAGTACTGGAGTATGGTCTTAGGAAATATTGGGCATGATGATGTAGTTATAATATTAGTAAAATCCTTGATTTTTGGTTTTGTAATCACTTCAACAGGTTGTTATAGGGGGTTTCAAGTCAACAAAGCTGCCAATGAGGTTTGCGCAGTGACGACTTCTGCTGTGGTGTCTTCATATATGGCTTTAATTTTTCTAAATAGCTTGGTCACAGTCATCTTTAACATGATAGTTTAG
- a CDS encoding ABC transporter ATP-binding protein — protein MPHQKSSSVFPGVFHNRLIIMDSISKRYPDARKGHKLILDKVSLELSSGELLVILGKSGTGKSVLLRHIVGLEKPDSGKVYYAPDLRNDKGGLKKNAIGLVFQGGALFDFLSVKENIAFPLRFHKDSLPKEKDLREEVIRNKVSQALSEVGLEGIEDCMPSELSGGMRKRVSLARSMVYSPKVLLYDEPTSGLDPITSREIAQLIIRLRNEKGVCGIVVTHDMTLARDVADRIAIHHEGRLEYVSRDISNNYGSHPLLSQFFQRNVYL, from the coding sequence ATGCCACATCAGAAATCGTCATCAGTATTTCCTGGGGTATTTCATAATCGATTGATTATTATGGATAGTATCAGCAAAAGGTATCCAGATGCTCGAAAAGGTCACAAGCTTATATTGGATAAAGTCAGTTTGGAGTTATCTTCAGGGGAACTTTTGGTGATTTTAGGGAAGTCGGGGACAGGTAAAAGTGTCCTTTTAAGGCACATAGTAGGGCTGGAAAAGCCTGATTCAGGGAAAGTGTACTATGCTCCTGATCTAAGGAATGATAAGGGAGGGCTAAAAAAAAACGCCATAGGCCTGGTCTTCCAAGGAGGGGCGCTGTTTGATTTTCTCTCTGTTAAGGAAAATATTGCTTTCCCCTTGCGTTTTCACAAAGACTCTTTACCTAAAGAAAAAGATTTGCGAGAAGAAGTTATTAGAAATAAGGTGTCTCAGGCATTATCTGAGGTGGGATTGGAAGGAATAGAAGATTGTATGCCTTCGGAGCTTTCCGGAGGGATGAGAAAAAGAGTTTCTCTGGCTCGATCGATGGTGTATTCTCCTAAAGTTCTCCTTTATGACGAACCCACCTCTGGATTGGATCCAATTACGAGCAGGGAAATAGCTCAGTTGATCATAAGATTGCGTAATGAAAAAGGGGTTTGTGGAATAGTGGTGACTCATGACATGACCTTAGCGAGGGATGTTGCGGATCGGATAGCTATACACCATGAGGGGCGTTTGGAGTACGTAAGTCGCGATATATCGAATAATTATGGCAGTCATCCCCTGTTGAGTCAGTTTTTTCAACGTAATGTTTATTTGTAA
- a CDS encoding MlaD family protein: protein MESLERKTMFSLGIFVLLGILGFSSIIWFFSKRSISGNQEFRVAFTDIGGVSKGAEVLFAGKHIGSVVGIRSIVDSGLSDSLGHLYAYELILRLDDSVKVYKEDAFTITSPRIIGERVIHIIPKTKERIPENLLLPQSLSFGVNKDPVKQIGDFTKLVQDLVDIASEEIVNVSHSIISVSEIIKKSLVNNDNEFLTSKLVATANSVKKSADRMADCLENVHSNSVKDVLENIEEISSDIRSYGIFYRYNRDWKRFDKQRKLKRQEVVSKE, encoded by the coding sequence ATGGAGTCTTTGGAAAGAAAAACTATGTTTTCCCTTGGAATCTTTGTTTTACTAGGGATCTTAGGATTTTCGTCGATAATTTGGTTTTTCTCTAAGAGAAGTATTTCTGGAAACCAAGAATTTCGTGTTGCTTTCACAGATATTGGAGGTGTTTCTAAGGGAGCGGAAGTTTTATTTGCGGGTAAACATATAGGCAGTGTTGTTGGCATTCGCAGCATAGTAGATAGTGGTTTGTCTGATTCTTTGGGGCACTTGTATGCCTATGAGCTGATACTTCGTCTAGACGATTCCGTAAAAGTTTACAAGGAAGACGCTTTCACTATTACTTCTCCGAGAATTATAGGGGAGCGGGTAATACATATAATTCCAAAGACCAAGGAGAGAATTCCTGAGAATTTGTTGTTACCTCAATCATTATCTTTCGGTGTTAACAAGGATCCTGTTAAACAAATAGGAGACTTCACTAAGCTTGTTCAGGATTTAGTGGATATAGCCTCAGAAGAAATTGTTAACGTGTCACATTCCATAATTTCCGTCTCAGAAATTATTAAGAAATCTTTAGTAAATAATGATAATGAGTTTTTGACTAGCAAGCTTGTAGCTACAGCCAATTCTGTGAAAAAAAGTGCAGACAGAATGGCTGATTGTTTAGAAAATGTGCATTCAAACAGTGTGAAAGACGTTTTGGAAAACATAGAAGAAATTTCGAGTGATATTCGTTCTTATGGGATTTTTTATCGGTACAACAGAGATTGGAAACGATTTGATAAACAGAGAAAATTGAAAAGGCAAGAAGTGGTTTCTAAGGAATAA
- a CDS encoding ATP-dependent Clp protease ATP-binding subunit, whose amino-acid sequence MDKFSEAVQEALEKSVKGAKKAQAPTVSENRFILALLDNKESLFYLTLKSINDNISLLETALNEALSREPILESDSSDALPKFAQGLHAIMLDANLEAEEMGDEYVSGDHLVLAFWKSSKEPFASWKKVTKVSIDEVRELIKRNRKGSRMDSPGAESNMQGLEKYCKNLTALARDGKLDPVIGRDEEIRRTIQVLSRRTKNNPMLIGEPGVGKTAIAEGLALRIVQGDVPESLKDKNLFVLDMGGLIAGAKYRGEFEERLKSVLQEVEASEGVHILFIDEVHTLVGAGATEGAMDAANLLKPALARGTLHCIGATTLNEYQKYIEKDAALERRFQPVFIAEPSLEDAVFILRGLREKYEIFHGVRITEGALNAAVHLSYRYVTDRFLPDKAIDLIDEAASLIRMQIGSLPLPIDEKERELSALIIKQEAVKREKSHSYQDEAEILQKAIDGVKEELASLRLRWEEERNLITGLKEKKNSLESMKFAEEEAERVADYNRVAELRYSLIPALEEEIRKDETALSNRDNRLLQEEVDERLIAQVVANWTGIPVQKMLEGEANKLLVLEESIEERVVGQPLAVAAVSDSIRAARVGLSDPQRPLGVFLFLGPTGVGKTELAKALAYLLFNKEDAMVRFNMSEYMEKHSVSKFIGAAPGYVGYEEGGSLSEALRRRPYSVVLFDEIEKADKEVFNILLQVFDDGELTDNKKRKVNCRNALFIMTSNIGSQELADYCNKKGHEISKEKILSIVSPILRKYFNPEFINRIDEILPFMPLSKEDLVKIVSIQMKRVAQRMAERHVKLIWDDSLILYLSEQGYDYSFGARPLKRLIQQRVVTMLSKAFLKGDIKPNTTIKLFVSSDIVLFKQCVDEEA is encoded by the coding sequence ATGGACAAGTTTTCGGAAGCAGTACAGGAAGCATTAGAGAAATCTGTTAAAGGGGCCAAAAAAGCTCAAGCACCCACTGTTAGTGAGAATCGATTTATCTTGGCTCTTTTAGATAACAAAGAATCGTTGTTTTATCTGACGTTGAAAAGCATTAACGACAACATCTCGTTGCTGGAAACGGCTCTCAATGAAGCTTTGTCTAGGGAACCTATTTTGGAGAGCGATTCCTCAGATGCTTTGCCAAAGTTTGCTCAGGGCCTGCATGCTATCATGTTGGATGCAAATTTAGAAGCAGAAGAAATGGGAGATGAATACGTTTCTGGGGATCATTTAGTATTGGCATTTTGGAAATCTTCTAAGGAGCCGTTTGCTTCTTGGAAAAAAGTTACTAAGGTTTCTATTGACGAGGTTAGAGAGTTAATTAAAAGAAATAGGAAAGGAAGTCGCATGGATTCCCCTGGGGCAGAGTCTAATATGCAAGGGTTGGAAAAGTATTGCAAAAACCTTACAGCTTTAGCTAGAGACGGGAAATTAGATCCAGTCATAGGTAGGGACGAAGAAATTCGCAGGACTATACAAGTCTTATCTCGAAGAACAAAAAATAACCCTATGTTAATTGGAGAACCTGGGGTGGGAAAAACTGCCATAGCGGAAGGATTGGCCTTACGCATAGTGCAAGGAGATGTTCCTGAAAGTCTTAAGGATAAGAACTTATTTGTGTTGGATATGGGGGGATTGATAGCCGGGGCAAAGTATAGAGGAGAGTTTGAAGAGCGGTTAAAAAGCGTATTGCAGGAGGTAGAAGCTTCCGAGGGAGTGCACATTTTATTTATTGATGAAGTCCATACGCTTGTAGGAGCGGGTGCTACGGAAGGAGCTATGGATGCGGCGAACTTGCTAAAACCAGCTTTGGCCAGAGGCACACTGCATTGTATCGGAGCAACCACTTTGAACGAGTACCAAAAATATATTGAGAAAGACGCAGCTTTAGAGCGCCGTTTTCAACCGGTATTTATTGCTGAGCCTTCTTTGGAGGATGCTGTCTTTATTTTGCGTGGGCTCAGGGAGAAGTATGAAATTTTTCATGGAGTGAGGATCACTGAGGGAGCCTTAAACGCTGCAGTTCATCTGTCTTATAGGTACGTCACGGATAGGTTTTTACCTGATAAAGCCATTGATTTGATTGATGAAGCCGCAAGCTTGATTCGTATGCAGATAGGAAGTCTTCCTTTGCCTATAGATGAGAAAGAAAGAGAGTTATCGGCTTTAATTATTAAGCAGGAGGCTGTGAAGAGAGAAAAAAGTCATTCTTACCAAGATGAGGCAGAAATTTTACAAAAAGCTATAGATGGAGTTAAAGAGGAGTTAGCTTCTTTGAGACTACGTTGGGAGGAAGAACGAAATCTTATTACGGGATTAAAAGAGAAGAAGAACTCTTTAGAGAGTATGAAGTTTGCCGAGGAAGAGGCTGAACGTGTTGCAGATTATAATAGGGTAGCAGAGCTGCGGTATAGCTTAATTCCAGCATTAGAAGAAGAAATCCGAAAAGATGAAACAGCTCTCAGCAATCGGGATAATCGATTGCTTCAGGAGGAGGTTGATGAAAGGTTAATTGCTCAGGTTGTTGCTAATTGGACGGGCATTCCTGTTCAAAAAATGCTCGAAGGAGAAGCGAATAAACTCCTCGTTTTGGAAGAATCTATAGAAGAGAGGGTTGTTGGGCAGCCTTTGGCTGTTGCTGCCGTTAGTGATTCTATTAGGGCTGCTCGTGTTGGGCTAAGTGATCCACAAAGACCTCTAGGAGTGTTTTTATTTCTTGGTCCCACAGGTGTTGGTAAGACAGAACTGGCGAAGGCTTTAGCATATCTTTTATTTAACAAAGAGGATGCTATGGTTAGGTTTAATATGTCGGAGTATATGGAGAAGCACTCTGTCTCCAAATTTATAGGAGCAGCCCCAGGTTATGTAGGCTATGAGGAGGGGGGGAGTTTGTCTGAGGCCTTGCGTCGAAGGCCTTATTCCGTCGTGTTGTTTGACGAAATAGAGAAAGCAGACAAAGAGGTATTTAATATATTGCTCCAAGTGTTTGACGACGGGGAACTAACAGACAATAAAAAACGGAAAGTTAATTGCCGCAATGCGCTGTTTATCATGACTTCTAACATAGGTTCTCAAGAGTTAGCGGACTATTGCAACAAAAAAGGACACGAAATAAGTAAAGAGAAGATTCTTTCTATAGTTTCTCCTATTCTTAGGAAGTATTTTAATCCAGAGTTTATTAACAGAATTGACGAAATTCTTCCCTTCATGCCATTGAGCAAGGAAGATTTAGTAAAAATAGTGTCTATTCAAATGAAGAGAGTTGCTCAACGAATGGCTGAAAGACATGTCAAACTAATTTGGGATGATTCTCTTATTTTGTATCTTAGTGAGCAAGGGTATGATTACTCTTTCGGAGCTCGACCGCTAAAACGGTTAATCCAACAGAGAGTTGTTACAATGCTTTCCAAAGCTTTTCTAAAGGGGGATATCAAACCTAATACAACGATCAAACTGTTTGTTTCCAGTGATATTGTGCTTTTTAAGCAATGCGTAGACGAGGAGGCTTGA